TGTCCTTTATAAATTGATCTCAAAGGTTTTAGCTAATAGGCTTAAAGAGATATTGCCGACTGTTATTTCCAAGTCACAATCTGCTTTTGCCCCTGGTAGATTGATAACAGTTAATATACTTGTTGCTTATGAGTTGGTGCATTTCATGAGACAGAAAAGAAGTGGAAGGAAAGACTTTATGTCATTAAAGCTtgatatgagtaaagcatatgatagggtggaatggAGTTTCTTAGAAGTTGTAATGGAGAGAATGGGGTTTCATGAGAAGTGGATTAAGTTGGTTATGGGGTGTGTTAAAGTCTGTTTCTTTTTCCATATTGTTGAATGGTGAACCAAAAGGCTCATTGTTTTGAACTCGAGGGATtaggcaaggagatccattgTCTCCTTACTTGTTCCTTCTATGTATTGAGGGGTTAATCACTCTCCTGCAACAGGCTGAAACATCAAAACAGATTGAAGGCTTGAAGATTTGTCTTGGTGCTCCCAAGTTGAACCATATTATGTTTGCAGATGAATGTTTGCTGTTTTGCAAGGCAAATGTACAGACTTGTTTGAATATACAACACCTACTTGGCATTTATGAAAGGGCATCTGGTCAGAAAGTCAATATAGAAAAGACCTCGATGATTTTTAGCAAAAATGTTTAATCCAAGTAACCAGCAGGAGATTATGGACTTATGGGGAGCTCAACAATTTCAACAATATGACAAATACCTTGGCCTACCTCTTATGGTTGGAAGGGGGAAGAAGCAAGCTTTCTCAGAACTTAAACATAAGGTTTGGCATAAATTGAAGGGGTGGAAAGAGAAGTTATTGTCCTAGGGAGGTAAGGAAGTGCTGCTAAAGGATGTTATAATGGCCATCCCTACTTATACCATGAGTTGTTTCAagttaccagctactctttgtAGTGAGTTGGAACTATTAATGGCAAATTTGTTGTGGGGCCAGAATCAGGAGGAACAGAAAATTAGATGGGTAGGATGGAAGAGAATGTGTAAGACAAAGGAGTTAGGAGGGCTGGGTTTTAAAGACTTGAAAATTTTTAACCAAGCTCTTCTTGCAAACCAAGCTTGGAGGATCATGACAGATGAGACTACACTTCTTCATAAGTTGTATAAAGCAAGATATTTCCCTTCCTCTAATTTTCATAACTCAAGGCTGGGATCTACACCTTCATATGTTTGGAGGGGTACATGGGAATCAAAAGATGACATGCTGAGGGGTTGCAGATGGAGAGTTGGGGATGGTAAGTCAATAAAGGTTTGGACAGATCATTGGATACCTGGAGATAGAGTGTTGCAACAATTGACACAAGAAAATATTGATGAGACACTTATGGTTGAAGACCTTATAGATGAGAACACAAGATGGTGGAATatagaaaaggtgagaaggCTGTTACCACCTGCTGCAGCAGGATCtgtgttgaaaattttgattagtAATGAGGTGAGGCTTGATTGTTTTATATGGGATAATGAGAAGGATGGGGTGTTTAGTGTAAAAAGTGCATATGACTACTTTCAGAAGTTGGACAGACAAGAGGGGGAGTGTTCAAATGCTGATAATTATAGCAAGTTCTGGACAAAGTTATGGAAGCTGAAACTacctaataaaataaagatcttTGCTTGGAGAGCTTGCAAGAATGGTCTCCCAACCCGTGCCAATCTTAAGGGGAGGTTTATTATTAATGAAACTTAGTGTGTGTGGTGCAATAATGAGGAAGATGTGGGGCATGCATTATGTTATTGTCCAATGGTAATTCAATCATGGCACAAGCACTTTCGGGGTTTATTGAATACTAATGTGTAGAAGGATGTCATACAGATTGcaatggaggtcatggaaaagGGAAGGCTTGGTGATCTTGaaaattttttccttataaCATGGGGCATGTGGTATAGGAGAAACCAGTAGATTTTTGAACACAAAACTATACAACCTGATATGGCTATTGATAAAGCTTTATCTATTACAGTTGAATATAAAGAGGTGAGAGATGTGAGGCATCTGAGGAAAACAAAATACTCTTGTTGGCAACCTCCATCTTTAGGTGTTTTGAAGCTCCATGTGGATGGGGCAATTTTTGAAGATCAGGATAGAGCTAGTGTAGGAATGCTGTTGAGGAATGATAGAGGAGTGGTCTTGTTTTCTACaagcaaaaaggaaaatgggGTGAATGATCCTATGGGGGTGAAGTTGTTAGCAATATTGAGAGGTCTACAACTATGCATTCCAATGGGCATTCTAGACTTGGTTATTGAAAGTGACTCTTTAATGCTGGTAGGGGAATTAAACAATATTTCGGAGTCAAGGTCAGCTTGGGGCCATTTAGTTCATGAGGTGAAAGAGTTGATGAAGAGAATACCAAGATGTTTAGTTCAACATAAAGGGCGTTATGGCAAATGAGGTAGCTCACAACTTAGCAAGATATACTAAGCATATAGAAGATTTGATAGTTTGGTGAGATTTTTTTCCTGaatgtatctctcaaattatTTGGTTTGAATCTGTGATgtaatttgttgttgttttaatgaagaaagtgctatgtttgctatatataaaaaaaaaaaaaacatagatatACATCTACTTTTTGCAACGAATCATTATATCATTGGTAATATACTTATATTCTTACTTTTTGTAGTGAATAATTATATCGTTTGTAATTTCCGgtcaaattatatttaaaacactattaaataaagaataaatattattagatccACAtaatggtgattttttttttgaagaaacgAAAGTCACAGGTCCAAGAGTGATCtactcccaattttattaaaaaaaaaatctcacttGTGACAGAGAAATACCATGGTAACaaacacgaaaaaaaaaaaaacaacaaaaacatccCAAACATCAAACCAAAACTCATCTATATaaaacctgaaaaaaaaaacttccataaaCATAAAGAAGGTAAACCCGCTTTGTCAGCACGATATATACCCTTTAAAGGAGTTGGCAACCCAACAATGTCCATCCAAACACAAAAAGAACCCTCAACACCCATCTTAGCCAACCCATCAGTCATCGCATTTCCTTCCCGAAAAACATGTTTAACTGTGTAATTCATAAAACTTAGCATCATAAGAATCTCCTCCCATAAATTTTCAAGGTACCAAATTCCACACCTTCCCTCAAGCAACCAGTTCACTAAAATCCTAGAATCCATTTCGAGTTCCACATATTGTATTCTCAACATAATGCACTTCCGAAGTCCATGGACTAAAGCCAACAACTCAGTAGTATCATTGGTACCAACTTCTATCACAGCTGCATAAGCAAGAATAAGAATACCTTGCTCGTTTCTTATAATGCCTCCAACACCCGATCTTCCTAGATTTCCCAGATTGCAACCATCCGTGTTGAGCTTACACCATCCACGTCTCGGTTTTTACCAAGCAatcaaacaaattttcttaatttctttatgaataataggCACACCTAAGTCAGACAAAACTGCatcatcatatttattttaagttaCAGCAGCCTCAAGTTTTAAGCCAACCCAAGAAATCCAAAATGGACTTTCCTCCAAAGAGCCTCTAGAGAATTTGCAATGCCCTTCATTCGTTTTTTGCATCTCCAAAGCCAAAATTTTCAAGTAATGATTGAAGGAAGCAGACCAAACAACATACCATGAGTGCTTGAATTTTGTGCCCTACTAAACCACATGGCTATTCTTTGTCTCCATGTAGATGAAGGAACAAACCAAATGCTCGGTCTAGTAGACATTTTCCTCCAAATAAACTGAGCCATATCCCCCTCCTATCAGAACATGATCTAGATCTTCATAGGCAACTTACTCACAATAATCACATTTTGAGGAAATTGGAATACCCACTCTACGCAGATTGTCATCAACAGAAAGGCCTCTATGAATAGCCTGCCACATAGTCATAGAGATATTTTTAGGAAGTCCCGGATTCCAAATCCAATGGAACCAAGACAATTATGGCCCCTTCATTCACAAATTCTCCCAAGCACATTTTACCGAAAAACAACCATCTGTATTTCCTATCCAAATCAATTTATCAGGACCTTGTTTGACAGTTTCCGAGATGCATCAACACTTCAAGAGCCTTTTCACGTCccaataaacttacaaactatTCCTCATTCCAACCATGCTCCAACTTGCATTCTTTTAAAGATAATAGAGGTTG
This sequence is a window from Carya illinoinensis cultivar Pawnee chromosome 9, C.illinoinensisPawnee_v1, whole genome shotgun sequence. Protein-coding genes within it:
- the LOC122277122 gene encoding uncharacterized protein LOC122277122 → MAIDKALSITVEYKEVRDVRHLRKTKYSCWQPPSLGVLKLHVDGAIFEDQDRASVGMLLRNDRGVVLFSTSKKENGVNDPMGVKLLAILRGLQLCIPMGILDLVIESDSLMLVGELNNISESRSAWGHLVHEVKELMKRIPRCLVQHKGRYGK
- the LOC122277121 gene encoding uncharacterized mitochondrial protein AtMg00310-like, which encodes MAIPTYTMSCFKLPATLCSELELLMANLLWGQNQEEQKIRWVGWKRMCKTKELGGLGFKDLKIFNQALLANQAWRIMTDETTLLHKLYKARYFPSSNFHNSRLGSTPSYVWRGTWESKDDMLRGCRWRVGDGKSIKVWTDHWIPGDRVLQQLTQENIDETLMVEDLIDENTRWWNIEKVRRLLPPAAAGSVLKILISNEVRLDCFIWDNEKDGVFSVKSAYDYFQKLDRQEGECSNADNYSKFWTKLWKLKLPNKIKIFAWRACKNGLPTRANLKGRFIINET